A DNA window from Pseudomonas resinovorans NBRC 106553 contains the following coding sequences:
- a CDS encoding amidohydrolase family protein: MSTIDYPIYDCDQHYYETPDAFLRHLPKQFRNDFQYVQINGRTKLAVGGVISDYIPNPTFEHVADIGSHEGWYRGNNPKGLSLREYGGAPIPSRPAFHNGAEHLKVMDQEGIHAAIILPTLASVIEERLEHKPEAIQALFHSLNQWVAEEYGFGNGRQFPAGAINLSDCETACKELDFLLAAGARCVLIRPAPVAGIRGSRSHGFKEFDPFWARINESKIFVIHHVSDSGYNRIYRWWTAGGQGEFRPFEKDPFNEMLDWMGRPIADSLSALVCHGVFDRFPDVRVAVLENGSAWLEPLLKRFEHVYSKMPKSFKRDPVESFREHVFLAPFYEDPVDKVIELLGADRVLFGSDWPHPEGLKRPLDFFKDIANLSDADTKKIMHSNLKGLLEGARD, translated from the coding sequence GTGAGCACTATCGACTACCCCATCTACGACTGCGACCAGCATTACTACGAAACACCGGACGCCTTCCTGCGCCACCTGCCCAAGCAGTTCCGCAACGACTTCCAGTACGTACAGATCAACGGCCGCACTAAACTGGCGGTGGGCGGCGTGATCTCCGACTACATCCCCAACCCGACCTTCGAGCATGTCGCCGATATTGGCTCCCACGAGGGCTGGTACCGTGGCAACAACCCCAAGGGACTGTCCCTGCGCGAGTACGGCGGCGCCCCGATTCCCTCTCGCCCCGCCTTTCACAACGGTGCCGAGCACCTAAAAGTGATGGACCAGGAGGGCATCCACGCGGCCATCATTCTGCCGACTCTGGCCTCGGTCATCGAGGAACGCCTGGAGCACAAGCCGGAAGCCATCCAAGCGCTGTTCCACTCGCTCAACCAGTGGGTCGCCGAGGAATACGGTTTCGGCAACGGCCGCCAGTTCCCGGCCGGCGCCATCAACCTGTCTGACTGTGAAACCGCCTGCAAGGAACTGGACTTCCTGCTCGCCGCCGGCGCCCGCTGCGTGCTGATCCGCCCCGCTCCGGTGGCCGGTATCCGCGGCAGCCGCTCCCACGGTTTCAAGGAGTTCGACCCATTCTGGGCGCGCATCAACGAGTCGAAGATCTTCGTCATCCACCACGTCTCCGACTCCGGCTACAACCGCATCTACCGCTGGTGGACCGCCGGTGGCCAGGGCGAATTCCGCCCATTCGAAAAGGACCCGTTCAACGAGATGCTCGACTGGATGGGCCGGCCGATTGCCGACTCGCTGTCGGCACTGGTCTGCCATGGCGTGTTCGACCGCTTCCCCGACGTACGCGTGGCGGTGCTGGAGAATGGCTCGGCGTGGCTGGAGCCGCTGCTCAAGCGCTTCGAGCACGTCTATTCGAAGATGCCCAAATCGTTCAAGCGTGACCCGGTGGAGAGCTTCCGCGAACACGTATTCCTGGCGCCCTTCTATGAGGACCCGGTGGACAAGGTAATCGAACTGCTCGGCGCCGACCGCGTGCTATTCGGCAGCGACTGGCCGCACCCGGAGGGCCTCAAGCGCCCGCTGGACTTCTTCAAGGACATCGCAAACCTGTCCGATGCCGATACCAAGAAGATCATGCACAGCAACCTCAAGGGCCTGCTCGAAGGCGCCCGCGACTGA
- a CDS encoding amidohydrolase family protein, translating to MDMNDLILISVDDHVIEPPNLFDKHLPAKYRDVAPRLVTDEKGADTWVYDGQVIPNFGLNAVVGRPPEEYGMEPTAYSQIRRGTFDVAKRVEDMNADGVLASICFPTFPHFAGNRLIASSDKQAALAIVQAYNDWHIDEWCAAAPGRFIPLAILPLWDVQACVAELKRVAAKGCRTVTFPDNPAAVGLPSIHLGYWDPLWQAAVEERIVISSHIGSGNQAPHSSMDSPIDAWIVTMPMAISGAAADWLFSPVFKKFPDLRLSLAEGGIGWIPYLLERADFVYKHHHAWTNADFGELLPSELFKRNVLTCFIDDQFGLHSTDFLNMDMVAWECDYPHSDCVWPNSPETVWGAIKHLPNEMIDKTTHLNAMREFRFDPFAILGRENCTVGALRAQARHVNVTPVPGMGGHNPSNRHGNPVTSGEVVKLFA from the coding sequence ATGGACATGAACGATCTCATTCTTATCAGCGTCGATGATCACGTCATCGAACCGCCGAACCTGTTCGACAAGCACCTGCCGGCCAAGTACAGGGATGTCGCGCCGCGCCTGGTGACCGACGAAAAAGGCGCCGATACCTGGGTCTACGACGGCCAGGTGATCCCCAACTTCGGCCTCAACGCCGTGGTCGGCCGCCCGCCGGAAGAGTACGGCATGGAACCGACCGCCTACAGCCAGATCCGCCGCGGCACCTTCGACGTGGCCAAGCGCGTGGAGGATATGAACGCCGATGGCGTGCTGGCCTCGATTTGCTTTCCGACCTTCCCGCACTTCGCCGGTAACCGGCTGATCGCTTCCAGCGACAAGCAGGCCGCTCTGGCCATAGTGCAAGCCTACAACGACTGGCATATCGACGAGTGGTGCGCCGCCGCCCCTGGCCGCTTCATCCCGCTGGCGATCCTTCCGTTGTGGGACGTTCAGGCCTGCGTGGCCGAGCTCAAGCGCGTGGCTGCCAAGGGCTGCCGCACCGTGACCTTCCCGGACAACCCGGCGGCCGTCGGCCTGCCGAGCATCCACCTGGGCTACTGGGACCCGCTGTGGCAGGCGGCTGTCGAGGAGCGCATCGTCATCAGCAGCCACATCGGTTCCGGCAACCAGGCGCCGCACTCGTCGATGGACTCGCCGATCGACGCCTGGATCGTGACCATGCCCATGGCCATCTCCGGGGCCGCTGCCGACTGGCTGTTCTCGCCGGTGTTCAAGAAGTTCCCCGATCTGCGGCTGTCGCTGGCCGAGGGTGGAATCGGCTGGATTCCCTACCTATTGGAACGCGCCGATTTCGTCTACAAGCACCACCATGCCTGGACCAACGCTGACTTCGGCGAGCTGCTACCCAGCGAACTGTTCAAGCGCAATGTGTTGACCTGCTTCATCGACGACCAGTTCGGCCTGCACAGCACCGACTTCCTGAACATGGACATGGTTGCCTGGGAGTGCGATTACCCGCATTCGGACTGCGTCTGGCCAAATTCGCCGGAAACCGTCTGGGGGGCGATCAAACACCTGCCCAACGAGATGATCGACAAAACCACCCACCTCAACGCTATGCGCGAGTTCCGCTTCGACCCGTTCGCCATCCTCGGCCGCGAGAACTGCACCGTGGGTGCCCTGCGCGCCCAGGCCAGGCACGTCAACGTGACGCCGGTTCCCGGCATGGGCGGACACAACCCGTCGAACCGCCATGGCAACCCGGTCACCTCCGGTGAAGTAGTCAAGCTATTCGCCTGA